The Cottoperca gobio chromosome 6, fCotGob3.1, whole genome shotgun sequence genome has a segment encoding these proteins:
- the hps5 gene encoding BLOC-2 complex member HPS5 has protein sequence MPLVPVVPENHSHVLAEFDCLDPLLSALRLDSGRLKCTCLAVSRKWLALGTSAGGLHLIQKEGWKQRLILTHKEGSISQVACCPHDEDFIAVATSQGLVVVWELQLERRGRPERVSVSWEHRGQAITALCWDTSTLRVFVGDSGGKVSSLRAGSSKLGKGSAFVIFPVQTVTTVDSRVVQLGYQDGRLLVSSLSRCYLCDTEREKFWRVGYKERDGEYGACFFPQNRGLLVGQPPLLYSARPGSRIWEASFNGDVLSTHQFKQPLACPPLPLITYRHEPHYNPVQKSHHSIAFPKLLYFGDHNLLTWTDSAIYIFTPQNGQVLLWTEVKDLVDIAVYRNELFCLHGNGRLSHLSLLSAERCVERLLRRESWPLAAAVCCMFQHTITTSRARKSIPIDRLEHLRSQLSSSTHQELSSQLEEIITKLEPLDSASSSRRSSISSHESFNVLDCGIYRVISRRGSQSDEETSSLINQSTSEEERLKEFSFGQEDDQGDHDPQSSERLEAERSEQGLQFHLPLSFRPKPPRIALQAVKDSVSSFVKKTTEKINILQMNSELWQRPEFREGGQAEMSATAPYAEEMDNEVYDEMLNAEADMQELRSATERAISEIQDPLVLLDPGCLKETLLDWLAVLERVLGGERGSTAAGDSNVDGPGEERWDYLNSYSEKQEESSFSSGEPRESVAVEKKEESPELGEKEDLCDSTEMEPEVLNGSPPDPVRVASPKPVPSDLLDDLTQLATLYTELSCFRKQENEHVLGCTTFLRRYFFLLDQERVRRMCLLCYQEQPGLQSSFTEAMLDLTQSSKVVEVIQRGDLLRSLRSLRELQPWSAPPLLAHLHRLYEKHGEAAVRSFTQFYPTITPADVMTMAQKSHFLAYLDNLVQSRTEEHRLSFVQSLLEPESLRQDWLELALTHDAPLRCDTVSPDGQPRWHSHCFSWGYGRLLSLLMRLPADQSSKQKMAETCRSHGYWTGYIYLCCELQRRTEAFSTICLLDDISLLEEADGVEPQTLEEWKLLIQLSQRCGSAADSEPVNGSDRSNGSGDCGGKISPENLTLMLARTAGPDRAMAVLEECGVQLVLSPHSTLVCELLRVTEKRQRAMIQTMLERCDRFLWSQHA, from the exons ATGCCTCTCGTACCAGTTGTGCCAGAGAACCACAGTCATGTGCTGGCAGAGTTTGACTGTCTCGACCCGCTTCTGTCTGCTCTCCGTTTAGACTCCGGCAGGCTCAAG TGTACCTGTTTGGCAGTGTCAAGGAAGTGGCTGGCATTAGGAACATCAGCAGGAGGGTTGCACCTGATCCAGAAGGAGGGCTGGAAACAAAGGCTCATCCTCACCCACAAG GAGGGATCTATCTCTCAGGTGGCGTGCTGCCCTCATGATGAAGACTTTATTGCTGTTGCAACTAG TCAGGGTCTGGTGGTGGTGTGGGAGCTGCAGCTGGAGCGGCGGGGTCGTCCAGAGAGAGTCAGCGTGTCCTGGGAGCACAGAGGTCAGGCCATCACTGCACTCTGCTGGGACACCAGCACGCTCAGAGTTTTCGTCGGGGACTCAGGAGGCAAGGTGTCCTCTCTCCGTGCGGGATCCTCCAAGCTGGGCAAG GGGTCAGCATTCGTTATCTTCCCTGTTCAGACCGTCACCACTGTGGACTCCAGAGTGGTTCAGCTCGGGTACCAAGATGGCCGCCTGCTGGTGTCTTCCCTGAGCCGCTGCTACCTCTGTGACACAGAGAG GGAGAAGTTCTGGCGTGTTGGATATAAGGAGCGTGATGGGGAGTACGGAGCGTGTTTTTTCCCTCAGAACAGGGGGTTATTAGTTGGTCAGCCCCCCCTGCTGTACTCTGCCCGGCCGGGGTCTCGAATATGGGAGGCAAGTTTTAATGGTGATGTTCTGAGCACCCATCAGTTCAAACAGCCACTGGCCTGTCCTCCTCTACCTCTCATCACTTACAG ACATGAGCCACATTACAACCCAGTGCAGAAGAGCCACCACTCAATTGCCTTCCCTAAGCTGCTTTATTTTGG AGACCACAACTTGCTGACCTGGACTGATTCAGCTATTTATATCTTCACACCTCAGAACGGACAAGTGCTTCTGTGGACTGAAGTCAAAG ACTTGGTTGATATTGCAGTATATCGCAACGAGCTCTTCTGTCTCCACGGCAACGGACGTCTGTCCCACCTCTCCCTGTTGTCTGCTGAGCGCTGTGTTGAGCGTCTGCTGCGGAGGGAGTCCTGGCCTCTCGCTGCTGCGGTCTGCTGTATGTTCCAGCACACAATCACTACCAGCAGG GCCAGGAAATCAATTCCCATCGACCGCCTTGAACACCTCAGATCCCAGCTCAGCTCCAGCACACACCAGGAGCTGAGCAGCCAGCTGGAGGAAATCATCACTAAACTGGAGCCCCTGGACTCCGCCTCCAGCAGCCGCAGAAGCAGCATCTCCTCACAT GAGAGCTTCAACGTCCTGGACTGTGGAATCTATCGCGTGATCAGCCGCAGAGGAAGTCAGTCAGACGAGGAGACGAGCTCCCTCATCAATCAGTCCACGTCAGAGGAGGAGCGGCTCAAAGAGTTCAGTTTTGGGCAGGAGGATGATCAGGGGGATCATG ATCCACAGAGCAGTGAGCGTTTGGAGGCTGAGCGATCTGAGCAAGGCCTGCAGTTCCACCTCCCTCTGTCATTCCGTCCCAAACCCCCTCGCATCGCACTGCAGGCTGTCAAAGACAG TGTTTCTAGTTTTGTTAAGAAGACAACAGAGAAGATCAACATCCTGCAGATGAACTCTGAGCTCTGGCAACGGCCTGAATTCAGAGAGGGCGGACAGGCAGAAATGTCAGCCACAGCTCCGTACGCCGAGGAGATGGACAATGA AGTTTATGATGAAATGCTTAACGCAGAGGCCGACATGCAGGAACTTCGATCAGCAACGGAGCGAGCGAT CTCCGAGATCCAAGATCCTTTGGTGCTACTGGATCCAGGCTGCCTGAAAGAAACTCTCCTGGATTGGCTGGCCGTGCTGGAGCGAGTACTCGGTGGAGAGCGAGGGTCGACCGCTGCGGGTGATTCAAATGTGGATGGACCAGGAGAGGAGCGGTGGGATTATCTAAACTCCTACTCAGAGAAACAAGAGGAGTCTTCGTTCTCGTCAGGAGAACCAAGAGAGAGCGTCGCagtggagaagaaagaagagtcTCCTGAGCTCGGAGAGAAAGAGGACCTGTGTGACTCCACTGAGATGGAGCCTGAAGTGTTAAATGGGAGCCCTCCAGATCCTGTTCGAGTGGCGTCTCCCAAACCTGTCCCGTCGGATCTCCTGGACGATCTCACCCAGCTGGCAACGCTTTACACCGAGCTGAGCTGCTTTAGGAAGCAGGAGAATGAACACGTATTGGGGTGCACAACTTTCCTGCGCCGTTACTTCTTTCTGCTGGACCAAGAGCGTGTGAGAAGAATGTGTCTGCTGTGTTATCAGGAGCAGCCGGGGCTGCAGAGCTCCTTCACTGAGGCGATGCTAG ATCTCACTCAGTCCAGTAAGGTGGTGGAGGTTATTCAGAGAGGTGATTTGCTGAGATCACTGCGCAGTCTGAGAGAGCTGCAGCCCTGGAGTGCCCCGCCTCTCCTCGCTCACTTACACAG GCTGTATGAGAAGCACGGGGAGGCGGCTGTACGCTCGTTTACGCAGTTTTATCCTACAATAACACCTGCTGATGTAATGACGATGGCTCAGAAAAGCCACTTCCTGGCATACCTGGATAATCTGGTCCAATCTCGAACTGAGGAGCACAG GTTGTCATTTGTGCAGTCGCTTCTTGAACCAGAATCACTGAGACAGGATTGGCTGGAGCTGGCACTTACCCACGATGCCCCTCTACGCTGTGACACCGTGAGCCCCGATGGACAGCCCAG GTGGCATTCTCATTGTTTCAGCTGGGGTTATGGACGCCTGCTGTCCCTCCTGATGCGTCTTCCTGCAGACCAGTCCTCCAAGCAGAAGATGGCGGAGACTTGCCGCAGTCACGG ctactGGACAGGCTACATCTACCTCTGCTGTGAGCTGCAGCGTCGCACAGAAGCGTTCTCCACCATCTGTCTGCTggatgacatcagtctgctgGAGGAAGCTGATG GTGTTGAGCCTCAGACCTTGGAAGAGTGGAAGCTCTTGATCCAGTTGTCTCAGCGGTGCGGCAGTGCGGCAGACTCGGAGCCGGTGAATGGGAGCGACAGGTCCAACGGCTCGGGAGATTGTGGCGGAAAGATCAGCCCGGAGAACCTGACCCTGATGCTGGCTCGGACAGCCGGGCCTGACCGCGCCATGGCCGTCCTGGAGGAGTGTGGAGTGCAGCTGGTCCTTTCACCGCACTCCACACTGGTGTGTGAGCTGCTGAGAGTCACTGAGAAGAGGCAGAG AGCGATGATCCAGACGATGCTGGAGCGCTGTGATCGGTTCCTGTGGTCTCAGCACGCCTAA
- the gtf2h1 gene encoding general transcription factor IIH subunit 1: MASLSEEVLLVMKKVRQRKQDGTLYLMAERIAWGPEGKDRFSVSHLYADIRCQKISPDGKAKIQLQLVLHTGDSTTFHFSNESSALKDRDAAKELLQQLLPKFKKKANKELEEKNRMLQEDPVLFQLYKDLVVSQVISADEFWANRLGDINNADPALFNNKQEVGISGAFLADIRPQTDGCNGLRYNLTADIIESIFRTYPAVKQKYNENVPHDLTEKEFWTRFFQSHYFHRDRINTGTQDIFSECAKQDELGLKSMVVQGVRNPLVDLLSLEDKTLDEGYGVSTTLPSTSNSNRTVKDSSNSAIIKRFNHHSAMVLAAGSRKGDIPADQANETSSTDGNSRDSDFFQPPVKKVKIQEAIEYEDLRREKKPKTVPLNLKKSDRYAHGPVPLQSQQYKTGQDIINSLNYIRHEMVNYKPNLTQVLCSTTASSAIAALSPGGVLMQATTQQAINQMVPTDVQGELKHLYAAAGELLRHFWSCFPVNTPFLEEKVSKMKSNLERFQMTKLCPFQEKIQRQYLSANLTGHLEEMFQTAYSKFHVWQTRRMLRKT; this comes from the exons ATGGCCTCACTATCAGAAGAGGTGCTGCTGGTAATGAAAAAGGTTCGCCAGAGGAAGCAGGATGGCACACTTTATCTGATGGCTGAACGTATAGCCTGGGGTCCAGAGGGCAAAGACCGCTTCTCAGTCAGCCACTTGTATGCAGATATTCGTT GTCAGAAGATCAGCCCAGATGGTAAAGCCAAAATTCAGCTGCAGCTGGTGCTTCACACCGGCGACAGTACCACATTCCACTTTTCCAATGAGAGCAGTGCACTCAAAGACAGAGACGCTGCCAAGGAGCTGCTACAGCAGCTGCTGCCCAAGTTCAAGAAGAAAGCCAACAAGGAACTGGAGGAGAAAAACAG GATGCTTCAAGAAGATCCTGTGCTTTTCCAGTTGTATAAAGATCTCGTGGTGAGCCAGGTGATCAGTGCGGATGAATTCTGGGCCAACCGGTTAGGAGACATAAACAATGCAGACCCCGCTTTATTcaacaacaaacaggaagtcgGTATATCTGGAGCCTTTCTG GCAGACATTAGACCTCAGACAGATGGCTGCAATGGCTTGAGATATAATCTAACAGCTGACATTATTGAATCCATCTTCAGAACATACCCTGCAG TGAAGCAGAAGTATAATGAAAATGTGCCTCATGACCTGACGGAGAAGGAGTTCTGGACCCGCTTTTTCCAGTCCCATTATTTTCACAGAGACCGCATcaacacaggaacacaggaTATCTTCTCAGAGTGTGCCAAACAGGATGAACTGG GGTTAAAGTCTATGGTGGTTCAAGGAGTGAGGAATCCTTTGGTCGACCTCTTGTCTTTGGAGGATAAAACGTTAGACGAG GGTTATGGAGTTAGCACAACATTGCCCTCAACTTCCAATTCCAACAGGACTGTGAAAGATAGCAGCAACTCTGCCATAATAAAGCGGTTCAACCATCACAGTGCCATGGTGCTGGCAGCAGGCTCGCGCAAGGG GGACATACCAGCTGACCAAGCTAATGAGACGAGCAGCACAGATGGAAACTCAAGGGACTCTGACTTCTTCCAGCCTCCTGTAAAAAAG GTTAAAATACAAGAAGCCATAGAATATGAAGATCTGCGACGGGAAAAGAAACCAAAAACGGTGCCGTTAAACCTCAAGAAGTCTGACAG GTATGCTCATGGTCCTGTGCCACTTCAGTCCCAACAATATAAGACTGGCCAGGATATCATCAACTCGCTCAACTACATCCGGCATGAGATGGTCAATTATAAACCCAACCTCACTCAG GTGTTGTGCAGTACAACAGCTAGTTCTGCCATTGCAGCACTTTCTCCAGGTGGCGTCCTCATGCAGGCAACAACACAGCAAGCCATAAATC AGATGGTACCTACTGATGTTCAAGGAGAGTTGAAGCATCTTTATGCAGCTGCTGGAGAGTTGTTGAGACACTTCTGGTCCTGTTTTCCTGTAAACACACCATTTTTGGAGGAGAAG GTGTCGAAAATGAAGTCAAACCTGGAGAGATTTCAGATGACCAAGCTTTGTCCTTTTCAAGAGAAGATTCAGCGTCAGTACTTGAGTGCAAAT CTCACAGGGCATTTGGAGGAGATGTTTCAGACGGCCTATAGCAAGTTCCACGTCTGGCAAACCCGGCGCATGTTGAGGAAAACCTGA